One segment of Gopherus flavomarginatus isolate rGopFla2 chromosome 8, rGopFla2.mat.asm, whole genome shotgun sequence DNA contains the following:
- the LOC127056868 gene encoding diacylglycerol O-acyltransferase 2-like, with product MKTIIAAYSQNRSASHASIQAALHTLLTVPWPSQREFRACIQLLAVLQWVLSFLLMGIIFLFLLVYLVFTSFWPVSALYFAWVIFDWDAPEQGGRRSAWVRNWPVWQHFRDYFPVQLVKTHSLLPSHNYIIGAHPHGILCVGAFCNFITESTGFSEKFPGIRPFLATLAGNFRLPVFREYLMSGGLCPVTRRAIGYLLSQNGSGNAVAIVIGGAAESLSCQPGVTTLILKNRKGFVRMALQHGAHLVPAFSFGENDLFRQVVFEEGSWMRGIQQRFQKLVGFAPCVFYGRGLTSIHSRGFLPYPKPITTVIGEPVTVPRIQEPSHETVDLYHAMYIRSLLKLFNDHKAKYGLSETDELRIL from the exons CGAGCCATGCCAGCATTCAGGCCGCCCTGCATACTCTGCTAACCGTGCCCTGGCCCTCGCAGCGGGAGTTTCGAGCATGCATCCAGCTCCTCGCAGTTCTGCAGTGGGTCCTCAGCTTCTTGCTGATGG GAATCATCTTCCTGTTTCTCCTCGTCTATTTGGTTTTCACCAGTTTCTGGCCAGTTTCTGCTCTATACTTTGCCTGGGTAATCTTTGACTGGGACGCACCGGAGCAAG GTGGGAGGAGGTCGGCATGGGTGCGAAACTGGCCTGTCTGGCAGCATTTCCGAGATTATTTCCCTGTTCAG TTAGTGAAGACTCACAGCCTCCTCCCCAGTCACAATTATATCATTGGCGCACACCCCCATGGGATCCTCTGCGTTGGGGCCTTTTGCAACTTCATCACCGAGTCCACTGGCTTCTCTGAGAAGTTCCCTGGCATCAGacccttcctggccacactggCTGGCAACTTCCGGCTGCCTGTCTTCCGGGAGTACCTGATGAGTGGGG GCCTGTGCCCTGTGACGCGCCGGGCCATAGGGTACCTGCTCTCTCAGAATGGCAGTGGGAACGCTGTGGCCATCGTGATTGGAGGTGCGGCTGAGTCGCTGTCTTGCCAGCCAGGAGTCACCACATTAATCCTCAAAAACCGCAAAGGCTTTGTTCGGATGGCGCTGCAGCATGG GGCACACCTGGTTCCTGCCTTCTCCTTTGGTGAGAACGACCTCTTCCGGCAGGTGGTTTTTGAAGAGGGCAGCTGGATGAGGGGCATTCAGCAGAGGTTCCAGAAGCTGGTGGGCTTTGCTCCCTGCGTCTTCTATGGACGAGGTTTAACCTCTATCCATTCCCGAGGCTTCTTGCCCTACCCGAAGCCCATCACCACTGTCA TAGGAGAACCTGTGACGGTGCCCAGGATCCAGGAGCCTAGCCACGAGACGGTGGATCTGTACCACGCTATGTACATCCGCTCCCTGCTCAAACTCTTCAATGACCACAAAGCCAAGTATGGCCTATCGGAGACGGACGAGCTGAGGATCTTGTGA
- the P2RY4 gene encoding P2Y purinoceptor 4, with protein MATSVRTFPAPTPDFQLTANTTSEGEKTCVFNEEFKFILLPMSYGFVFVVGLLLNSWALWMFICKMRPWNATTTYMFNLAVSDTLYVISLPTLVYYYADRNNWPFGKGLCKIVRFLFYANLYCSILFLTCISVHRYVGICHPIQSLRWVKTKHARLICVGVWFIVIICLIPNLIFVTISTRGNDTLCHDTTKPEEFDHYVHYSSSIMALLFGIPFLVIVVCYSLMAKRLWKPSLSSSNQSISFYRKRSIKIIIIVITVFAICFLPFHITRTLYYIARLFQANCRTLNIVNFTYKITRPLASINSCIDPILYFLAGDKYRGRLRRAALKMPKSENPSTLALVSQLKKNASYSINDA; from the coding sequence ATGGCCACTTCAGTGAGGACATTCCCAGCTCCAACACCTGATTTCCAGCTGACAGCAAATACCACCAGCGAAGGTGAGAAGACTTGCGTCTTCAATGAGGAGTTTAAATTCATCCTGCTGCCCATGTCCTATGGGTTTGTCTTTGTGGTGGGGCTGCTGCTCAATTCCTGGGCCTTGTGGATGTTCATCTGTAAGATGAGACCCTGGAACGCTACCACCACCTACATGTTCAATCTGGCCGTCTCAGACACTCTGTACGTgatttctctccccaccctggtCTATTACTATGCTGACCGCAACAACTGGCCCTTTGGGAAGGGACTCTGCAAGATTGTGCGCTTTCTCTTCTATGCCAACCTATACTGTAGCATACTCTTCCTCACCTGCATCAGCGTGCACCGCTACGTGGGAATCTGCCACCCCATTCAGTCGCTTAGGTGGGTAAAGACCAAGCACGCCCGCCTCATCTGCGTGGGTGTGTGGTTCATTGTCATCATCTGCCTCATACCCAACCTGATCTTTGTCACCATCAGCACCAGGGGCAATGACACCCTTTGCCATGACACCACCAAGCCCGAAGAGTTTGACCACTATGTGCATTACAGCTCCTCAATCATGGCCCTCCTCTTTGGCATCCCCTTTCTGGTGATCGTTGTGTGCTACAGCCTGATGGCTAAGAGGCTTTGGAAACCCAGCCTATCTAGCTCCAATCAGAGCATCTCTTTCTACAGGAAACGCTCTATCAAAATTATCATCATTGTAATCACAGTCTTTGCCATCTGCTTCCTACCCTTCCACATCACACGGACACTGTACTATATTGCCCGGCTCTTCCAAGCCAACTGCAGGACCCTCAACATCGTCAACTTTACTTACAAGATCACACGGCCTCTGGCCAGCATCAACAGCTGCATAGACCCCATCCTGTACTTCCTGGCTGGGGATAAGTACAGGGGAAGGCTGCGTCGGGCTGCGCTCAAAATGCCCAAATCTGAGAACCCATCTACTCTAGCCCTCGTCTCACAACTCAAGAAGAATGCCAGCTACTCCATAAATGATGCCTGA